DNA from Tursiops truncatus isolate mTurTru1 chromosome 8, mTurTru1.mat.Y, whole genome shotgun sequence:
TCATATGTCATTGCACAAAGACACTTTCCCTGACCACATATCTGAAATAGCCCCTATCACTCTTTTtcttatcttgctttatttttcttcataacattctacttatattatgtatttgtttacttgtttattttgcccactagaatataagcttcatgagCACAAGACTTTTATTGCTGTTTCTCTGGAGCCTatagcagtgcctggcatataaggTACTTAATAAAAATTGGTTGAATTGATGACTAAACATTCCAAAGCATCAACTGCAATGTAATTTTAATGCACTGAAACTTTTCTTTGGCTTTCAAACTTCAAGTCAAAaggctttctttatttttgcctttattttcgcTTACTTCTGGCCTAACATTTGCCACAATATTAAACTTTGGTAAACTTCTGTCTCCTCCCCTGATTttcagcccccaccccccaggacaAGGACCTTCCCTAAGTCATCCATGCATCCCAAAGCCTAGCACAAGACCTGGCACGGGCAGCTGTTCAAAAATGCTTGGGGGGATGGAGTGGACAGAGGTAAGAGTGACAGTCACAGGCATCATTGCTTAGTGATTTATTCTCTTAAGGCTCCATCAGCAGGTGGAATGGAAGACCCCTCCCACCCTGATGCCTTGGGTAACCAAGGCATTATACTCCTTCACTGCCTTCTCTGTCTGGAGGACCCGCACATCAATgccttttttcttgaggtattcCACAGTTGATGGGGGTacctgggaagaaggaaaaagatgagTAAATCAGGGGGAAAGGCCCCCAGGGTTTCTTTTCCTGGTATGAGGCAAGTATATTCTACAGAACTGGACAGTGACAACCATCACTCCTCAATCACCCAGCGTGTCACCAGCCCAGAATTTGGCAGTGAGTCCCAAGGAGTCAAAAGCCTTCTAAGAAGTTAACAGAAGTACCATGAAACATGTGCAGACAGCTCAGGTGATATGGAAACTGGAAAGAGGATGGATTTTGGAGTCAGTCTTGAATTTAAGTCCTTACTAGCattgtgactttgggtaagtgaattaaattctctgagcctttgtttccaTGTATGTAAATAGGGATAACAATACCTGCTTACAGGGTTGGTATGAGAATGAATTCAGCTAAAGTATGTAAAACGTTAAATGTTTGACTCAGTCCAACCCGACTGATTCAAATCCAGATAAATGTTAAATGTTTGAGTCAGTCCAACCTGAGTCTAAATTCTAACTTTGCTATGTACTAACAAAGAGACCTTTGAAAGTCTTTCAACTGCAATTTCCTCCCCTATAAAACGGGGACAATAATACTTAAAATCAAAGGGTTGGTGTCAGGATGAAATTTTATGAATGTATGTACACTGCAGCTCAAACATCTTCTCAGAAAGGCCTTTCTTGATCACCCCATTTGGAGCAGCCCCTCATAAGTCAccattttcttcacagcacttactATGATCTGAAATTGTCTACATTTTTATTATCCATGAGGGCCATGAACCTTGTTTGCTTTGTTTAGCTTGTTGTCCCTGGTACCTAGAATAGTGTCTGCCCCGTAGaagatgctgaataaatatttgtaaacgaattTATATAAAAGATTCTCAAGAGTGGCAGCTATTGGATATTTTCTCAACTCTGGCTTGccttcaatattattttaaatagattttaattaGACTCTGCCTTGTCAGAAGGAGCTCTGagtgaaatgttttttaaaatgtcctacattacttttttatatgtttgaacAATTTTATAATAACAGTAGTCTTACAGATAGGGATCATTTTAATGGAGGAAAAAACTAGgttaaactaaaaaatataactaAAGGGCACCTCCATTGGTAGGGAACTGGATTTTACGACATCTATATAAAGGACAGAATGAGGTAGATCTCTATAAACTTATGTGAAAGGCTGTCCATAATGCAATAATGTAAGTGAATAAAAAGTTACAGAACAATATGCATAGAGCGATCCTATTTATGTAAAAACATGTATATCAGTATGTGTAAGTGTGTATATATTTGCAGATGCATAGAGAGAGCATTGGAGCAGTTACGACTGGGAAGGGGAAATCTTTCACCTTTTTAATTCTACATTTCCGCATTGACTCTTTTACAACAAGCATGTACTATTTCTGtaagtacaataaaaataaactttctttttctgaaaggggAAAAAGGCTTAACTTGAATGtgcccaagaaaagaaaaattaaaagtactgtAAAAATGGAAAGTACTGTAAAAATCTAAAGAGCCAAATATTGATAGCTGTAGAGCTTAAGAGAAATTCCAGGATTGAGGAATTTCTGAAAAATAGTTGAAACAGCACAGGCCTATGATTAGAGACTGGAGAGTCCAACCCTGATGAGGAAGAATAGTGCGCAGCCATTATTTTATCCTGGGCCATCCCCTGGCTCAGCAAAATGAGGGTGCATGATATATAGAGATGAACTTCCAAGAAGGACATATCTCTAAGGTAAAGATCCAGGAGATTACCAGAAGTCCTCAGGAATGCTGTGCTCACCAATACCTACCTTCAAGGCCTCACTCATCCCTCGGCCAATGACAAGGATCTGCACACCCTTCTCGACAACTTCCTCCACATCTGCAGGCTGCACACCAGGAGAATGCTGGACATGGAAAGAGAAAGTATACCAGCTACCtgctcttttcatctttctttgcgGTCAGCATTCCTGTTAGAGTCATTCATTCACcgaacaaatgtttactgaggtTTACTCTAGGCCAAGCCTCACTAGGGCCCTGGGAATAGCAGAAGATACAGTACTGCCCTTATGGAGCTCTAAGTCTAGTGAAAAATATAGAAGACTACAAAGAAATTTCAGTAGTTTTACAAGTGCTACAAAGAAGTAATGTTCAGGGTGTAGTGAGAACATACAGAAAGGGCACCTAATTCAGACCTGGGGAGTCAGGGCAGGGGGTCAGGGAAGACACCCCAGAGGacgtgacatttaagctgagacctaaaGGGCAAACAGGAATTAGCCAGGTTAAAGGAAATCAGGGGAACAAGGCATACCAAATACAGGGAATAGCATGAACTAAGGCTCAGAGGAAAGAGCAACCTAGTGAACTACAATTAGTTCCATATGACTGAAGTGTAAGTGGCAAGTGAGTGGAAAGAGATGACGTGGGAGAAGAAAGCACCTGCACACCATGCCAAAACTTGGAAAGCTCCATACCGTTTCCTTTTTCTGAGCCCCTTTCCCACTTAACTCCAGGAAAACTTTGATGCTTTAAAACCTATCACTGTAAAGTCTTCCCAGATTCTCCCAGGGATATTTAAGGTAAGGTGTTTAATGAACATTAATCCAACGTTAAAGGATGGTGGCTTCTGAAACTGCTTCCACATCAGCAAAGGGGATACAGGAGTTAGAGTTTGGTAAATACCAGCCCAACTACTGGGGAGTGAATAAGAGTGGAAAATTGTCATGGAAGACAAGCTGTTTTAATTGCATCTTGAAGTATGACTAGGAGTATGCCTTGATGCAGTGGTTGTAGAAGGGGTACATTCTAATCATCGTTAGACATGGTTTAGGGAAAGAGCTGCTGAATATACCAAGACAACAACAAATGTACCAAAGAAAGAAGGGTTTTTCAGTCTAAAAAGCTGATGGTTTAGAGAAGATAGGATTGAAATTTGTTATAAAAGGTAGAAGAACAAATAtgagtatttttattaaatcctGGAATAATAATATCTTACATGTTTACAGTTGCAATTTTCATAATACAGCTATAGAAATTATTCCATGTGATCTGCATTAATAGTAGCACAAAAGCATCCATTCtccttgttttatagataaagaaactgaagctcacaaAATACACATTAGCCAAGATGACACAATTACTAAGTAGCACAGTTGGGATTTGAACAGAAACATGTTAACCTTTGTTTAATGCACTTTATTAGAATACTGTAACCTAGGGAGCAACGTTGAAACTTGAAAGAACTAGCCCTAATGACCACAGAGTTGTGCTTAAGCCCAGTGCCCGGCCCACTGTAGGCACACAATAATTGTTACTTTAGGTGTAACCTGAATCTTCCCTAAGGCAATTGCCtgtcacccacacacacacatgagctaaaaaaacaataaaggagaCAGACTgaagtattaaaaaatacttgattaaCCCCCCTAAAAAGGCAGGAATAAAAAACATgaggacaaacagaaaacaaatagcagtATGTTAACACTTAAACATAACTGTAGCAGTAATTAACTTTAAGTGGACTAAATAGTTTAATGAAAGGCAAAGACTGAgttaaaaagcaagacccaactaaACACTACTTACAAGGTATATACTTGAAATATAAAGGCataagttgaaagtaaaaggataaagaaagatataaaatgcaAACACTAAGAAAGCTGGtgtggttatattaatatcaagATAGGAAGTATTACGACAGATAAAGAGTTTCATCTCATGATACTTAAAGGACcaattcattaagaaaaacataACAACCCAAATCTGTACACTCTTAGTGAAAGAgctacaaaatatatgaaaacaaaaataacatatctgggacttccctggtggtccagccgCTAAGAAAATGCCTTCCAATACAgaggatgcaggtttgatccctggtctggaaactaagatcccacatgcggcagggcaaataagcccacgtgccacaactactgagcccgtgtaccacaactaaagagcccctgtgccacaactacagagcccatgcactctggagccacaactagagaggagcccacatgccacaactagagagaagcccacacactgcaaggaaagatcctgcatgttgcagctaagacccaacacagccataaataaataaataaatattaaaaaaaaaaaataacagaactaagaaaagagacaaaaccactatagttggattttttttaacatctttattggagtataattgctttacaatggtgtgttagtttctgctttataacaaagtgaatcagctatacatatacatgtatccccatatctcctccctcttgcatctgcctcccacccttcctatcccacccatctaggtggtcacaaagcaccgagctcatctccctgtgctatgcggctgcttcccactagctatctgtttcacatttggtagtgtatatatgtccatgccactctctcacttcatcccagcttacccttcccactccccacgtcctcaagtccattctctatgtctgcgtctttattcctgtcctgccccaggttcttcagaaccatttttttgtttttttagattccatatatatgtgttagcatacggtatttgttttcctctttctgacttacttcactctgcatgacatactctaggtccatccagctctaTGGTTGGAAATTTTAACAACCTTCTCTCAGTAAATgataaaacacataaacaaagaGTCTAATTAAGGAAATGGGAGCTTTTAGCAACACTGTCAGTTAATTTGACCTAATAGACATTTATAGGTTACTACACccaacaactgcagaatacacattgttttttcaagtgtacatggaacagtCACTAAGACCTTATGCTGAcataagtctcagtaaatttcaaagaaatgaaataacagagaatatgatatctgacaaaatagattTGTTGATAACAATAAGATATTTAGAAAAGCCATAAATAATTGGAAATTGAGCAACaaagtattttgaactaaagggtaaaggaaaaatacatgaaaatttgtGGAATACAGCTATATAATGCTTATAGGCaaatttatcactttaaatacttataatagaaaaataattgtcTAAAATCAATGGGGTAAGCCCCCACCTTAAAAAGCTAGAAGAGAAGCAAATCATattcaaagcaagcagaagacagataataatgaatatatgtatgtaaatcaatgaaatgggaaacaaatgacagaaaaatcaacaaggccaaaagttggttctttcaaaagattaataaaattgaaaccattgtaagactgatcaggaaaaaaagagaagacacaattCATAAATACCAGGAATGAAGGGGACATTACTATAGATCATACAGATAGcagaagaataattttaaaaattgggaataaATTTACACTAATAAATgtgacaacttagaagaaatggacagatttttTTGAAAGACACAACTTATTAAAACACAAGaagcagaaaatctgaatagtccTATAGATGttagaaattgaatttataatttaaaacccTTCCACAGAAAAAATTCTAGACACATATGATTTCAGTGGTGAattctattttaaacatttaatgaaaatcctcaacaaaacattagcaaatccaaggttggttcaatattttaaaaatcaatgtagtTCACCacaaagtaaagaagaaaaattacacagTTGTGTcaaatgatgcagaaaaagcatttaatgaAGTTCACCAtgtatttatgattaaaaaaaagaaaactctcagaaaactaaactagaatagccaagatatggaagcaacctaaatgtccatcgagagatgaatggataaagaagatgtggtacacgcACTtatggccacctaatctatgacaaaggaggcaagaatatacaatggaaaaaagatagtcgcttcaataagtggtgctgggaaaactggacagctacatgtaaaaaaatgaaattagaacactccctagcatcatacacaaaaataaactcaaaatggattaaggaccggacactataaaaaccctcagaggaaaacataggcacaccactctttgacataaataacagcaagatcttttttgattcacctcctagagtaatgaaaataaaaacaaaaataaacaaatgggatctaattaaacttaaagcttttgtgcagcaaaggaaaccataaacaaaatgaaaagacagtcctcagaatcgaagaaaatatttgcaaatgaagcaactgacaagggattaatctccaaaatatacaaacagctcatgcagctcaatatagaaaaaaaccaatccaatcaagaaatgggtgaagacctaaatagacatttctccaaagaagacatacagatggcctacagacacatgaaaaatgctcaacatcactaattattagagaaatgcaaatcaagaccacaatgaggtgtcacctcacaccggtcagaatggccatcatcaaaaattctacgaacagggcttccctggtggtgcagtggttgagagtctgcctgccaatgcaggggacacgggttcgttccccagtccgggaggatcccacatgccgtggggcggctgggcctgtgaaccatggccgctgagcctgcatgtccggagcctgtgctctgcaacgggagaggccacaacagtgagaggcccgcgtaccgaaaaaaaaaaaaaaaaagttctacaaacaaaaaatgctggagagggtgtggagaaaaggggacccttgtacactgctggtgggaatgtaaattggtactgcccctatggagaacagtatggaggttccttaaaaaactaaaaatagagctaccatatgacccagcaatcccactcctaggcatatatctggagaaaaccataattcaaaaggatgcatgcaccccgatgttcactgccgcggtatttaccatagccagggcatggaagcaacctaaatgtccatcaacagaggaatggataaagaagatgtggtacatatacacaatggaatattacttagccataaaaagtaacaaaatagtgccatttgcagagacgtggatggacctaaagactgtcatacagagtgaagtaagtcaaaaagagaaaaacaaatatagtatagtatcgcttatatgtggaaattagaaaaacggtggagatgaacttatttgcaaagcagaaatagagtcacagatgtagagaacaaacttacggttgccaaggggggaagaagggtgggatgaattgggagattgggactgacatatatacactactatgtataaaatagctagctaatgagaacctactgtatagcaaagggaactctactcagtgctttgtggtgacctaaatggaaaggaaatccaaaaaagagtggagatatatatatatgtatgactgattcactttgttgtagagcaagaaactcacacaacattgtaaagcaactatactccaataaaatttaatttaaaaagttcagggcttccctgatggcgcagtgattaagaatccatctgccaatgcaggggacacgggttcaaggtctggtccaggaagatcccacatgctatggagcaactaagcccgtgtgccacaactactgagcctgtactctagagcccacgagccacaactactgagcccacgtgccacaactactgaagcctgtgtgcctagagcctgtgctccgcaacaagagaagccactgcaatgagaagtccgcacactgcaacaaagagtagcccctgctcgctgcaactagagaaagcccacgcgcagcaacgaagacccaatgcagccaaaaataaataataaacaaaattttttaaaaatgtggttcatatatacaatggaatattgctcagccataagaaataaataatgccatttgtgacaatatggatggacctagagggtattatcctaagtgaagtaagtcagagaaagataaatactgtatgatttcatttatatgtggaatctaaaaaacaaaacagaaatagacgcatagatacaaagaataaacacatagttgccagaggggaggtggtgggggagatgagtgaaataggtgagggacattaagaggtacaaacttacagttacaaaataaatgagtcgggcttccctggtggcacagtggttaagaatacgcctgccaatgcaggggatatgggttcgagccctggtctaggaagatcccgcatgccgcagagcaactaagcctgtgcaccacaactattgagcctgcactctaaagcccacgagccacaactgctgagcctgtgtgccacaactactgaagcctgtgtgcctagagcccaagctccgcaacaagagaagccaccacaatgagaagcccacacacctcaacgaagactagcccctgctcgcagtaagtagagaaagcccgtgcacagcaacaaagacccaatgcagccaaaaataaataaataaataaattaaaaagcaaaaaacaaatgagtcacagggatgaaatatGCAGCATGGGGGATATAGTCAATAATAGTGTATGgtaacagatggtaactagacttaccatggtgatcattttgtaatgtatagaaacatgaaatcattatgttgtgcacctggaactaacatagtgttgtaggtcaattatacttcaataaaaataaataataattattattaatattttaaaaataaactaaactaGAAGGGAACCTTCCTTAGGTAGAGGACATCTAAGTAAAACCTACAGCTAGCTaaacattaagtataatgttgaaatgttaaacattttccCCAAAAGATTGGACATAATAATTTACTTCCTTATTATCTCTTGGACCTGTCCattcctctccatctccactgccactACCCTGGTCTAAGCTGTCATTACTTCTTATTTAGCCTGTTGCAGTAACTTTCTAACTGGTCTCCATAAAACCACTTTAGCCCTTTCCAATTAACCATTCTTCAAATTGTAGCTAGAGGAATCTTTGCAAAACACAAATCCACTCaagtcactcctctgcttaacAGCACTCAATGGCTTCTCATTGCCCTTAAAATAACTGCCAAACTCCTTAACATGGTCTGTAAGTTCCCAGCTGCCTCACCAGTCTTACTGCATATCACTTTCTTCATGTTCTAgcaggaaaacagtttggcattttcttaaatATGTACTTACGCAATTCAGCAATCACATACCTGggtatttatcctagagaaatgaaaactcacattcacacaaaaacctgtacatgaacgttcatagcagctttctattgggggtgggaggaggcgtTGTTAACTCTTATTTCCTAAACTTAGAAGCAGCATATCCtactctagatttttttttccagttttattgagatatagttgacatacagcactgtataagttcaAGGTGTACAGCATATGACTTAtgtatatcatgaaatgattcccacaataagtttagttaacatccatcatctcacacagatacaaaaaaagaaaaaatcatttttctcttgtgatgagaactcttaggatttagtctcttaacaactttcatatatatcgTATAGCATTACTAACTACAGTCATCTGTAGCAGCTTTACGTGTAGTaaaccaaactggaaacaacccaaatgttcattaacaAATTGTGTTATAATccaacaatggaatactattcactaataaaaaaggaacaaattattgatacctatgacaatatggatgaatctaaaatgtattatgctgagtgaaaaaagcaagtctcaaaagactatatactgtatgattccattaatatgacAAATAAATGTAACGTGTATTAGGTCAATTGGCAAAATATTAATAAGGTCTGTTTATTAGATaatagtattgtatcaatgttaatttcctgattttcatcACTGttgtaagagaatgtccttgtttttggGGGAAATACACACAGGCATTTAGGAGCAAAGGGATAGAATACAGCAGTTCAGAAAAAAGTCTATTGGAGAAGAggatgataaagaaaatatgataatcTTAACATTTGGGTCTGGGTAAAAATGAGAATTCTAATATtcctgtaacttttctgtaagtctgaaattatttcaaaataaacagcTTAAAAAATAACCCTGTAGTATTGGCAGGTTATAGATTAGCAGGAAGAGACCACATATAGGCACACATACCTACTCACTACTTCCTGATTTATTTAGCCAAGGAAACAAAGTTTAGCAGAAGCCAGGTGGCTACACAAAGCAGGAACAGATGCAGCCCATCTTTTCTGGCTTTCTCCATGTCTCTTGATTCCCTGTGGGGTGTACAACTACTGCTGACACTCTTCACTCAGTGAGTGTTCCAGAGCTGATAACATAGCCAGTCTCTCACACTAACACCTTTTTATGTTCTGACTTAACTTCATCAGCATCTTCTTAAGGAATTTACACTAAGACTATATGAGCTTACACTTAAGGGAATATCAGAGTGTTCTAAATTAGAACACCTGCACGTCAAAGAGTGAACCAAACTGATCAGCAGCAACGGGACTTCCTCATCGTGGGAGGGGATGCAGAGCTAGTGGCCAGGTGGCTCTGAACAGTATCTCTGCCTCCAGCTTTCCCTATTCTCCACAAAGATCAGAAGAGATAGGGGGGAGATTAGATTCTTTATCTCTAAAGTAATTtaggtttatatatttaaaaatatatatatttgtttatttggctgcatcaggtcttagttgcggcatgcaggatcttcgttgtggcatgcgggatctttcattgtggcgcgcaggctccagagtgcgtgggctcagtggttgcagtgtgtgggctctctagttatgGTGTGAGGggtcagtagtcgtggcacgtgcaggcttagttgccctgtggcatgtgggatcttagttccccgacgagggtttgaacctgcatcccctgcattggaaggcagattcttaaccactggaccaccagggaagtccctaggtttacacatttttaaaaggcaaaacaaaaatggggatattttttcatttgattaCAATAATTGGTTCTTAAAGAATGCATCGATAAAACGATTGGATTAGATGCTTTTTTAGTTCTACAGCTCTGTGATCAATCCTAGAACCACCCTGAGCTGAACAGCTATGGTATGAagaactaactttttttttttctggtacaacGACCAAGGTAAATATTTAACAGAATTACAAATCAGGGCTGGAGAGCTTCACCTGCCTTAAGTAAATGCATTTATCTGAAATACTGAATGATTCCTTCATTTAACaaagaataggggcttccctgctggcgcagtggttgagaatctgcctgccaatgcaggggacacgagttcgatccctggtctgggaagatcccacatgccgtggagcaactaagcccgtgtgccacaactactgagcctgcactctagagcccatgagccacaactactgagccctcatacctcaactactgaagcccatgcgcctagagcccgtgctctgcaatgagaagccaccgcgatgagaagcccacgcactgcaatgaagagtagcccccgctccccg
Protein-coding regions in this window:
- the AAMDC gene encoding mth938 domain-containing protein, translating into MSSPEIASLSWGQMKVHGSTKIYKDCKVWPGGSRAWDWRETGTEHSPGVQPADVEEVVEKGVQILVIGRGMSEALKVPPSTVEYLKKKGIDVRVLQTEKAVKEYNALVTQGIRVGGVFHSTC